One genomic window of Clostridium taeniosporum includes the following:
- a CDS encoding nucleotidyltransferase domain-containing protein codes for MNVNSFNKEIDYIKKQLIEKFNPKEIILFGSVAKGIFREDSDIDLCIIKDTMNKRELLTNIYVNIESNIPFDLVLYTNEEWNNCINDKSSFAYSIINTGVKIYG; via the coding sequence ATGAATGTTAATAGTTTTAATAAAGAAATAGATTATATAAAGAAACAACTAATAGAAAAATTTAATCCCAAAGAGATAATACTTTTTGGTTCTGTAGCAAAAGGAATTTTTAGAGAAGATAGTGATATTGACTTATGTATTATTAAGGATACAATGAATAAAAGGGAATTATTAACAAATATATATGTGAATATAGAAAGCAATATTCCATTTGATTTAGTTTTATATACAAATGAGGAATGGAATAATTGTATAAATGACAAAAGTAGCTTTGCATACTCTATTATAAATACAGGGGTGAAAATATATGGTTGA
- a CDS encoding phage replisome organizer N-terminal domain-containing protein, which produces MERKIVKLRVDMYNDTKFKIIDTMEDRDLIHYIWTRLLTLAGKVNLEGDLYLSKSIPYTVETLALEFNRSAKKVKLALKVFMDLEMVELIEGNVYRVRNFAKHQNIKSKKKDNNIDKLEAMDNMEGAVDKSSDIDGIVNKELIENRDNSYGVEDKVEELGNIENEVNIQKIIVNDKSENSKCNLDNKEKSQDKIVLDRNKDIDVTELSESNDRSTLNKNLLKNDVSTKDKVDLDKEFVFSKDENKKKGNKPKKKDEACDIISIWDDEDDDIEICGFSDKPPAGKLIRTFFTPGV; this is translated from the coding sequence ATGGAAAGAAAAATAGTAAAGTTAAGAGTAGATATGTATAACGATACTAAGTTTAAGATAATAGATACAATGGAGGACAGGGATCTTATTCATTATATTTGGACTAGACTTTTAACTTTAGCAGGTAAAGTTAATTTAGAAGGAGATTTGTACCTTTCAAAAAGTATTCCTTATACAGTTGAAACTTTAGCTTTAGAATTTAATAGAAGTGCGAAAAAGGTTAAATTAGCTTTAAAGGTATTTATGGATTTAGAAATGGTTGAATTAATTGAAGGTAATGTTTATAGAGTTAGAAATTTTGCTAAACATCAGAATATTAAATCTAAGAAAAAAGATAATAATATAGATAAATTAGAAGCTATGGATAATATGGAAGGTGCAGTGGATAAGTCTAGTGATATTGATGGCATAGTTAATAAAGAACTTATAGAGAATAGAGATAATAGTTATGGTGTAGAAGATAAAGTAGAGGAATTAGGAAATATTGAAAATGAGGTTAATATTCAGAAAATTATAGTTAATGACAAATCAGAAAATAGTAAATGTAATTTAGATAATAAAGAGAAAAGTCAAGATAAAATAGTTTTAGATAGAAACAAAGATATAGATGTTACAGAACTTTCAGAAAGTAATGATAGATCAACTTTAAATAAGAACTTATTAAAGAATGATGTGAGTACAAAAGATAAAGTGGATTTAGATAAAGAATTTGTGTTTAGTAAAGATGAGAATAAGAAAAAGGGAAATAAGCCAAAGAAGAAAGATGAAGCCTGTGATATTATTTCAATCTGGGATGATGAGGATGATGATATTGAAATCTGTGGATTTAGTGATAAACCGCCAGCAGGAAAATTAATCAGGACATTTTTTACCCCTGGGGTGTAA
- a CDS encoding Rpn family recombination-promoting nuclease/putative transposase — protein sequence MLKGLLDPKIDFIFKNIFGTEKNSRILISFLNSVLKNNDPIKSVEIKNTDIEKAFVEDKFSRLDVKATTSNNEIINIEIQLKNEYNMIKRSLYYWSKLYEEQLNEGDDYSQLKRTVCINILNFKYLKTKRFHNRYRLKEVDTNEELTNVEEIHFIEIPKLEDECDEKDLLVAWTQFLQDPESEKVRNLEMTIDEIREAKDELIRISNDKNQRQLYEMRSKILKDKISALNEAERKGVEQGKIEVAKNLLNMGLSIEQISIGTGLTIEEITKIK from the coding sequence ATGCTAAAAGGTTTACTAGATCCTAAAATTGACTTTATATTTAAGAATATTTTTGGTACAGAAAAAAATTCAAGGATATTAATATCATTCTTAAATTCAGTATTAAAAAATAATGATCCAATAAAAAGTGTAGAAATAAAAAATACAGACATAGAAAAAGCTTTTGTAGAAGATAAATTTTCAAGGCTGGATGTAAAAGCAACTACCAGTAATAATGAAATAATAAATATAGAAATACAATTGAAAAATGAATATAACATGATAAAAAGAAGTTTATATTATTGGAGCAAACTTTATGAAGAACAATTAAATGAAGGCGATGATTATTCACAACTTAAAAGAACAGTATGTATAAATATTTTAAATTTTAAGTATTTAAAAACTAAGAGGTTTCATAATAGATATAGATTAAAAGAAGTTGATACTAATGAAGAATTAACTAATGTGGAAGAAATACATTTTATAGAGATTCCAAAATTAGAGGATGAATGTGATGAAAAAGATTTGTTAGTTGCATGGACACAATTTTTACAAGATCCTGAAAGTGAAAAAGTTAGAAATTTAGAGATGACTATAGATGAAATAAGGGAAGCTAAGGATGAACTTATAAGAATAAGTAATGATAAAAATCAAAGGCAATTATATGAAATGCGCTCTAAAATATTAAAAGATAAGATAAGTGCATTAAATGAGGCTGAAAGAAAAGGTGTAGAACAAGGAAAAATTGAAGTGGCAAAAAATCTCTTAAATATGGGATTAAGTATAGAACAAATATCAATTGGAACAGGACTTACAATTGAAGAAATTACAAAAATTAAATAA
- the galU gene encoding UTP--glucose-1-phosphate uridylyltransferase GalU codes for MNKKIRKAVIPAAGLGTRFLPATKAQPKEMLPIVDKPTLQYIIEEAIDSGIEEILIITGRNKKSIEDHFDRSLELEIELEKSGKKEMLEMVKDISNMVDIHFIRQKEPKGLGHAIHCAKAFTGDEPFAVLLGDDIVYNEEKPCLKQLIDCYNEYKTSVLGVQTVARENVNKYGIVDGLHIEDRVYKVKGLVEKPSIEEAPTNVAILGRYIITPKIFEILENTEPGKGGEIQLTDALLELMEQEAMYAYDFEGRRYDVGDKLGFLQATVEYALKKPNINEEFTEYLKGVVENL; via the coding sequence ATGAATAAAAAAATAAGAAAAGCAGTAATTCCAGCAGCAGGTCTGGGGACGAGATTTTTACCTGCAACTAAGGCTCAACCTAAGGAAATGTTACCTATAGTTGATAAGCCAACTTTACAATATATTATAGAAGAAGCTATTGATTCTGGTATTGAAGAAATTCTTATTATAACAGGAAGAAACAAAAAGAGTATAGAGGATCACTTTGATCGTTCTTTAGAGCTTGAAATAGAGCTTGAAAAGAGTGGTAAGAAGGAAATGTTAGAAATGGTTAAGGATATTTCTAATATGGTTGATATTCACTTTATAAGACAAAAGGAACCAAAGGGATTAGGACACGCTATACATTGTGCAAAGGCTTTTACTGGTGATGAACCTTTTGCGGTTCTTCTTGGTGATGATATTGTATATAATGAAGAAAAACCTTGTTTAAAGCAACTTATTGATTGTTATAATGAGTATAAAACTAGTGTATTAGGTGTACAAACTGTAGCAAGAGAAAATGTTAATAAATATGGTATTGTTGATGGATTACATATAGAAGATAGAGTATATAAGGTAAAGGGACTTGTTGAAAAGCCATCTATTGAAGAAGCACCAACTAATGTAGCTATATTAGGAAGATATATTATAACACCAAAGATATTTGAAATTTTAGAAAATACTGAGCCTGGTAAGGGAGGAGAAATCCAACTTACAGATGCTCTTCTTGAATTAATGGAGCAAGAAGCTATGTATGCTTATGATTTTGAAGGAAGAAGATATGATGTAGGAGATAAGTTAGGTTTTTTACAAGCTACTGTGGAATATGCTTTAAAAAAGCCTAATATAAATGAAGAGTTTACAGAATATTTAAAAGGTGTAGTGGAAAATCTTTAA
- a CDS encoding VanZ family protein, producing MKRRLLLIILSLLCIIFIFFNSSQSGKYSQKRSRKIVNQVIPIVDECKFSNSLKSNNIKQKLNFVVRKCAHAFEYCMLAISLYLLFNDLSFKFNNCLIYTLFVVLLTAVLDETLQFFMIQRTSSVIDVLVDFSGGIIGVILSRIKPIIYLNRI from the coding sequence ATGAAAAGAAGATTATTGTTAATAATATTATCTTTATTGTGTATAATATTTATATTTTTTAACTCTAGTCAATCAGGGAAATATTCTCAGAAGAGAAGTAGAAAAATAGTTAATCAAGTAATACCAATAGTAGATGAATGTAAATTTTCTAATTCGTTAAAAAGTAATAATATAAAACAGAAATTAAACTTTGTTGTAAGAAAATGTGCACATGCATTTGAATATTGTATGTTAGCAATTTCATTATACTTATTATTTAATGATCTTAGTTTTAAATTTAATAATTGTTTAATATACACATTGTTTGTTGTATTATTAACAGCTGTACTTGATGAAACATTACAATTTTTTATGATTCAAAGGACATCTAGCGTTATTGATGTTTTAGTAGATTTTAGTGGTGGAATAATTGGTGTAATATTATCAAGAATTAAACCTATTATATATTTAAATCGCATATAA
- a CDS encoding SDR family NAD(P)-dependent oxidoreductase: MNNKSLDINKTYLITGAAGFIGFYLAKKLLQKGCQVIGIDNINDYYDINLKYDRLEKLKPFEKFTFIKGDISDKDMVMKIFEKYKPNVVINLAAQAGVRYSIENPDVYIASNIIGFFNILEACRYNPVEHLVYASSSSVYGSNQKVPFEESDFVDHPVSLYAATKKSNELMAHTYSHLYKIPATGLRFFTVYGPMGRPDMAYFGFANKYFSGEPIKIFNNGDFDNDLYRDFTYVDDIVEGIERLISNPPEGEVPNKVFNIGNNNPEKLMTFIETLEKALSKAMDKEIVFKKIFEPIKPGDVPATYASTDLLQKAVGFKPSTSIEEGLQKFANWYVEYYNHLS; the protein is encoded by the coding sequence GTGAATAATAAATCTTTAGATATAAATAAAACGTATCTTATCACTGGAGCAGCTGGTTTTATTGGATTTTATTTAGCTAAAAAACTATTACAAAAAGGCTGCCAAGTAATTGGTATTGATAATATAAATGATTATTATGATATAAATCTTAAATATGATAGATTAGAAAAATTAAAACCTTTTGAGAAGTTTACTTTTATTAAAGGTGATATATCAGATAAAGATATGGTAATGAAAATTTTTGAAAAGTACAAGCCTAATGTTGTTATCAATTTAGCAGCTCAAGCTGGTGTGAGATATTCAATAGAAAATCCTGATGTATATATTGCAAGTAATATTATAGGATTTTTTAATATACTTGAAGCATGTAGATATAATCCAGTTGAACATTTAGTTTATGCATCATCAAGTTCTGTATATGGATCTAACCAAAAAGTACCATTTGAAGAATCTGATTTTGTTGATCATCCAGTATCTCTTTATGCAGCTACTAAAAAATCAAATGAATTAATGGCTCATACTTATAGTCACCTTTATAAAATCCCAGCTACAGGACTTAGATTCTTTACTGTTTATGGTCCAATGGGCAGACCGGATATGGCTTATTTTGGATTTGCTAATAAATATTTTTCTGGAGAACCAATTAAGATATTTAATAATGGTGATTTTGACAATGATCTATATAGGGATTTTACTTATGTAGATGATATTGTTGAAGGAATTGAAAGACTCATAAGTAATCCTCCTGAAGGAGAAGTTCCTAATAAAGTATTTAATATAGGAAATAATAATCCAGAAAAATTAATGACTTTTATAGAAACATTAGAAAAAGCTTTAAGTAAGGCAATGGATAAAGAAATAGTATTTAAAAAGATATTTGAACCTATAAAGCCAGGAGATGTGCCAGCAACATATGCATCAACAGATTTATTACAAAAAGCAGTAGGATTTAAACCATCTACTAGCATAGAAGAAGGATTACAAAAGTTTGCAAATTGGTATGTAGAGTACTATAATCATTTATCTTAA
- a CDS encoding UDP-glucose dehydrogenase family protein, with the protein MYKIAVAGTGYVGLVAGVCFAETGHQVTCVDIDENKVNLMKSGVSPIYEADLEELMQKNYAEGRLDYTTDYKKAYKEADAIFIGVGTPEQSDGSANLGYIATVARQIAENVEKDCLVVVKSTVPVGTNDKVEQFISDFLVNDVNIEVASNPEFLAQGTAVHDTLHAARIIIGTESKWAEEILMKIYEPFNLPIVSVNRRSAEMIKYASNDFLALKISYMNDIANLCELVGANIQDVAKGMSFDERIGSKFLNSGIGYGGSCFPKDTKALEYLARQNGYKLRTIKAAIDVNKDQKTKLYKKACRRLITFNGLKVAVLGLTFKPGTDDLREAPSLENVPLLLEHGAQVYAYDPVGEENFKKRYPEGKNGQGNIKYVSNPEEALKDANVCFIFTEWGEIKAIRPEDYKKLMRTSLVYDGRNIYDINEMLENGIEYYSIGRPTIRMSETISEVAATRN; encoded by the coding sequence ATGTACAAAATAGCGGTAGCAGGAACAGGGTATGTAGGACTTGTGGCAGGCGTTTGTTTTGCCGAAACTGGTCATCAAGTTACCTGTGTAGATATTGATGAAAATAAAGTGAATTTAATGAAGAGTGGAGTCTCTCCAATCTATGAAGCAGATTTGGAAGAGCTTATGCAAAAAAATTATGCAGAAGGTAGGCTTGATTATACAACTGATTATAAAAAAGCTTATAAAGAAGCAGATGCTATATTTATAGGAGTAGGAACACCAGAACAATCAGATGGTTCTGCAAATTTAGGTTATATTGCTACAGTTGCAAGACAGATAGCTGAAAATGTAGAAAAGGATTGTCTTGTAGTAGTAAAATCTACGGTACCTGTAGGAACTAATGATAAGGTTGAACAGTTTATTAGTGATTTTTTAGTTAATGATGTAAATATAGAAGTAGCATCTAATCCTGAATTCTTAGCTCAAGGTACAGCTGTACATGATACACTTCATGCAGCAAGAATTATTATAGGAACTGAAAGTAAATGGGCAGAAGAAATACTTATGAAAATATATGAACCTTTTAATCTTCCTATAGTATCTGTTAATAGAAGGTCAGCAGAGATGATAAAGTATGCATCAAATGACTTCCTTGCTCTTAAAATATCTTATATGAATGATATTGCCAATCTTTGTGAGCTTGTAGGAGCTAATATACAAGATGTAGCTAAAGGTATGAGTTTTGATGAACGTATTGGAAGTAAATTTTTAAATTCAGGTATTGGTTATGGTGGTTCTTGTTTCCCTAAGGATACAAAGGCACTTGAATATTTAGCAAGACAAAATGGATATAAGCTTAGAACTATTAAAGCAGCCATTGACGTAAATAAAGACCAAAAGACAAAGTTATATAAGAAAGCTTGTAGACGTCTTATTACTTTTAATGGTTTAAAGGTAGCAGTACTTGGACTTACATTTAAACCAGGAACAGATGATTTAAGAGAAGCACCATCTCTTGAAAATGTACCTTTATTATTAGAACATGGAGCTCAAGTTTATGCTTATGATCCAGTAGGTGAAGAAAACTTTAAAAAAAGATATCCAGAAGGAAAAAATGGACAAGGTAATATAAAATATGTTTCAAATCCAGAAGAAGCTTTAAAAGATGCTAATGTATGCTTTATATTTACTGAATGGGGTGAAATAAAAGCTATAAGGCCTGAAGATTATAAAAAACTTATGAGAACATCTTTAGTTTATGATGGAAGAAATATTTATGATATAAATGAAATGCTTGAAAATGGAATTGAATATTATTCAATAGGTCGTCCAACTATTAGAATGTCTGAAACTATTTCAGAAGTAGCAGCAACTAGAAATTAA
- a CDS encoding lipopolysaccharide biosynthesis protein, protein MKEENIKSKFINATKWSTITEIAAKLVSPIINMILARIISPEAFGVVATVTMIMSFADMFTDAGFQKYLVQHEFNDEDEKFKNANVAFWTNFVISIFLWAIIIVFREQIAVMVGNPGLGNVIAIACVQLLLTSFSSIQMALYRRDFDFKTLFSVRMVSVCIPFIVTIPLTFLVEGYWALIIGSIIIQLSNAVILTMKSKWKIGLFYKIDLLKEMLSFSIWSLIESISIWLSCWIDILVIGNIFNQYYLGIYKTASSMVGIVMSLIFASVVPVFFSALSRLQHDNENFNKMYFNTQRNMSILIFPLGVGIYLYSDLATSIMLGSKWNEASAIIGVCALTNAIKIILGDLCSEVYRAKGKPKISFLAQILHLVVLIPVCIISSKYGFWLFVYARSWIRMEFVLVHFIIMKFIIKFPIERVFKNVMPTAVSTFAMGILICLLKQINNNLLWSFTSIIICSLFYFGVLYLFPSMRKEMNGILEKFKVKFTKEKYVEAND, encoded by the coding sequence ATGAAAGAAGAAAACATTAAAAGTAAATTTATAAATGCAACTAAATGGTCTACCATTACGGAAATAGCTGCTAAATTAGTTAGTCCTATTATAAATATGATTTTAGCTAGAATTATTTCACCAGAAGCTTTTGGAGTAGTGGCTACCGTAACTATGATTATGAGTTTTGCAGATATGTTTACTGATGCTGGATTTCAAAAATATTTAGTACAGCATGAATTTAATGATGAAGATGAAAAATTCAAAAATGCAAATGTAGCTTTTTGGACAAATTTTGTAATATCTATTTTTTTGTGGGCAATTATTATAGTATTCCGAGAACAAATAGCTGTTATGGTTGGTAATCCAGGATTGGGTAATGTTATTGCTATAGCTTGTGTTCAATTATTACTTACATCTTTTTCAAGTATACAAATGGCGCTATATAGACGTGATTTTGATTTTAAAACTCTTTTTTCAGTTAGAATGGTATCAGTGTGTATACCTTTTATTGTAACAATTCCATTAACATTTTTAGTTGAAGGGTATTGGGCTCTTATTATTGGTTCTATTATTATACAACTTTCAAATGCAGTTATACTTACTATGAAATCGAAATGGAAGATTGGATTATTTTATAAGATAGATTTATTAAAAGAAATGCTATCTTTTAGCATTTGGTCATTAATTGAATCTATTTCTATTTGGCTTAGCTGTTGGATTGATATATTAGTTATAGGAAACATTTTCAATCAATACTATTTGGGTATATATAAAACAGCAAGTTCTATGGTAGGGATTGTTATGTCATTAATATTTGCATCAGTGGTACCAGTATTCTTTTCAGCTTTATCTCGTTTACAACATGATAATGAAAACTTTAATAAAATGTATTTTAATACACAAAGAAATATGTCTATATTAATATTTCCTTTAGGTGTAGGAATATATTTATATAGTGATTTAGCTACATCAATAATGTTAGGAAGTAAGTGGAATGAGGCAAGCGCTATTATAGGAGTATGTGCTTTAACAAATGCAATAAAAATAATTTTAGGAGATCTTTGTAGTGAAGTATATAGAGCTAAAGGAAAACCTAAAATATCTTTTTTAGCCCAAATATTACATTTAGTAGTTCTTATTCCGGTTTGTATAATAAGTTCGAAATATGGATTTTGGTTATTTGTTTATGCTAGATCGTGGATACGTATGGAGTTTGTATTAGTTCATTTTATTATAATGAAGTTCATAATCAAATTTCCTATAGAAAGAGTATTTAAAAATGTTATGCCAACAGCCGTTTCTACATTTGCTATGGGAATATTAATTTGTTTATTAAAACAAATTAATAATAATTTATTATGGAGTTTTACATCAATTATAATATGTTCATTATTTTATTTTGGAGTGTTGTATTTATTCCCTAGTATGCGCAAAGAAATGAATGGAATATTAGAAAAATTTAAGGTTAAGTTTACTAAAGAAAAATACGTTGAAGCTAACGATTAA
- a CDS encoding oligosaccharide repeat unit polymerase — translation MIKNNIFITIMMFLFVFNIPFTFLPFGTAKLFTIMGIVILFIQITMKKKSMFFNNKEAKFCFKYSLFLLIGSIFFTLIHNTFDFTITYSYFLFIIEHLLGSLTIIYLINKKNSISIEYVLRRIVSICFIQSCLVILMLISEKIKIFIYSILKTGESLYDMGLRYDGIRGLGVASNTTYELSFVLSIGLIIDVYLINKFQNNKEIFKLSLSYLVICFATIVTARTGLIGVFISFLILVINYKKKYKECINIRKIKFILFLFIICFISIVFLNLIFSDFIILVQEKIIPFAFEAFINLFRNKSFEMSSTNVLKQMYFPVSFKTLIIGDGRYINENGIGYYMSTDAGYMRHLLFSGIFSVFLYDFYFKIFNKIKNNIKYLNYKRLNIIISFLAVYYFLVHAKGDLLTGGNMAIKVLVLIYLASGFESKNLKIKQKI, via the coding sequence ATGATAAAAAATAATATATTTATTACTATTATGATGTTTTTATTCGTTTTTAATATACCATTTACATTTTTGCCATTTGGAACAGCAAAGTTATTTACTATAATGGGAATAGTAATATTATTTATTCAAATTACCATGAAAAAAAAATCAATGTTTTTTAATAATAAAGAGGCAAAATTTTGCTTTAAATATTCACTGTTTTTATTGATAGGATCTATTTTTTTCACATTAATTCACAACACATTTGATTTTACAATAACATATTCCTATTTCTTATTTATTATAGAACATTTACTAGGAAGTTTAACTATTATATATCTTATTAATAAGAAGAATAGTATAAGTATTGAATATGTATTAAGAAGAATAGTTTCTATATGCTTTATTCAATCATGTTTAGTAATACTTATGCTTATTAGCGAAAAAATAAAGATATTTATATATTCTATTTTAAAAACAGGCGAATCTTTATATGATATGGGATTAAGGTATGATGGTATTAGGGGATTAGGTGTAGCGTCGAACACTACATATGAATTATCTTTTGTATTGTCAATTGGATTAATAATTGATGTTTACTTAATTAACAAATTTCAAAATAACAAAGAAATATTTAAGTTATCGTTATCTTATTTAGTTATATGCTTTGCTACAATAGTTACAGCTAGAACTGGATTAATTGGAGTTTTTATTAGTTTTCTTATATTAGTTATTAATTATAAAAAAAAATATAAAGAATGTATAAATATAAGAAAAATTAAATTTATATTATTTTTATTTATTATATGTTTTATTTCTATAGTTTTTTTAAATTTAATATTTAGTGATTTTATTATACTTGTTCAAGAAAAAATTATACCATTTGCTTTTGAAGCATTTATTAATTTGTTTCGTAATAAATCTTTTGAAATGAGTTCAACTAATGTATTAAAACAAATGTATTTTCCAGTGTCATTTAAAACGCTAATAATAGGTGATGGAAGATATATTAATGAAAATGGTATTGGATATTATATGAGTACAGATGCTGGTTATATGAGACACTTATTATTTAGTGGTATTTTTAGTGTCTTTTTATATGATTTTTATTTTAAAATATTTAATAAAATAAAGAATAATATTAAATATTTAAATTACAAAAGATTAAATATTATAATAAGTTTTTTAGCAGTGTACTATTTTTTAGTCCATGCTAAAGGAGATTTATTAACTGGCGGAAATATGGCAATAAAAGTTTTAGTATTAATTTATTTGGCGTCAGGTTTTGAATCAAAAAATTTAAAAATAAAACAGAAAATTTAA
- a CDS encoding glycosyltransferase family 4 protein has translation MNRNILIISHEYPPLVGGAGVIAKDLVRKFLNNDDEVTLVTNYIGRDYKSEYKLIEVKTIPKIRFYNFWNKINKLPLETYDKIILNDIGACMVGSYYFNDILLKKTIVFLHGNEPEAICINPSRWFRIIDFKNKYNKLLNKCNCIISVSNYMKNKFLKYSKWTNLDNKIKVIYNGIDDKIFYYDPINLYNELNIENKSKLLLSVGRIVENKGYLDKYNIFKTIAKDFKYHWIIIGEGNFKTKFKQIIKKDGLEKYVHFIDRVDRDKLRKYYSSVDYFWLLSNYEESLGLVYLEAQFCGTPAIGRNRAGVKETIINNKTGYLIENNSEVVEIFKKGEKLKSDNFRKIINKYSFTENTQILMKFI, from the coding sequence ATGAATAGAAATATTTTAATTATTTCACATGAATACCCACCATTAGTTGGAGGGGCAGGAGTTATTGCTAAAGATTTAGTTAGGAAATTTTTAAATAATGATGATGAAGTTACATTAGTCACAAATTATATTGGAAGAGATTATAAATCGGAATATAAATTAATAGAGGTAAAAACTATACCTAAAATAAGATTTTATAATTTTTGGAATAAAATAAATAAACTTCCATTAGAAACTTATGACAAAATAATATTAAATGATATTGGTGCATGTATGGTTGGGTCTTATTATTTTAATGATATATTACTTAAGAAAACCATAGTTTTTCTTCATGGTAATGAACCAGAAGCTATATGTATAAATCCAAGTAGATGGTTTAGAATTATAGATTTCAAAAATAAATATAATAAATTACTTAATAAATGTAATTGTATTATATCTGTTAGTAATTATATGAAAAATAAGTTTTTAAAATATTCTAAATGGACTAATTTAGATAATAAAATAAAAGTTATTTATAATGGTATAGATGATAAAATTTTCTACTATGATCCAATTAATTTATATAATGAATTAAATATAGAAAATAAATCAAAATTGCTTTTATCTGTTGGAAGAATTGTGGAAAATAAAGGATATTTAGATAAGTATAATATATTTAAAACTATAGCTAAAGATTTTAAATATCATTGGATAATTATTGGTGAAGGAAATTTCAAAACAAAGTTTAAACAAATAATTAAAAAAGATGGATTAGAGAAATATGTACATTTTATAGATAGAGTTGATAGAGACAAATTAAGAAAATATTATTCATCTGTAGACTATTTTTGGCTTTTATCTAATTATGAAGAATCGTTAGGATTGGTATATTTAGAAGCTCAATTTTGTGGAACACCTGCAATTGGAAGAAATAGAGCTGGAGTAAAAGAAACAATTATAAATAATAAGACAGGATATTTAATTGAAAATAATTCAGAAGTAGTAGAAATTTTTAAAAAAGGAGAAAAATTAAAATCTGATAATTTTAGGAAGATTATTAATAAATATTCTTTTACTGAAAATACACAGATTTTAATGAAGTTTATATGA
- a CDS encoding glycosyltransferase family 2 protein: MIKILNPKISVIMSVYNNEKYLSQSIESILNQTYKNFEFIITNDFSKDNSLKIIKKYSELDNRIIIVNNKKNIGLTKSLNNMINICKGEYIARMDSDDIALHNRFEEQINILNKDNTIDIIFSDTILIDENNNKLCSSWRPKTVEKILKYLKLNNFIPHPTVIVKGSLLKEYRYNEEYWTGQDKELWIRLNKDNKKFYYLNKSLLLYRINPNSVRNKIQNQYYNLATQYINNNNKLGALRYIKNLKFKEKLIILIKLIVPFKLIFYKGLVLRRCNIRMRKNE, from the coding sequence ATGATTAAAATTTTAAATCCTAAAATATCAGTAATAATGTCAGTTTATAATAATGAAAAATATTTATCACAATCAATAGAAAGCATATTAAATCAAACATATAAGAATTTTGAGTTTATTATAACTAACGATTTTTCAAAAGATAATTCATTGAAAATTATAAAAAAATATTCTGAATTAGATAATAGAATTATTATAGTTAATAATAAAAAGAATATTGGGTTAACTAAGTCATTAAATAATATGATTAATATTTGTAAAGGTGAATACATTGCTCGTATGGATAGTGATGACATAGCTTTACATAATAGATTTGAAGAACAAATTAATATATTAAACAAAGACAATACAATTGATATTATTTTTTCAGATACTATATTAATAGATGAGAATAATAATAAGCTATGTAGTTCTTGGAGACCTAAGACTGTTGAGAAGATATTAAAATATTTAAAGTTAAATAATTTTATACCTCATCCTACAGTGATTGTTAAGGGAAGTTTATTAAAAGAGTACAGATATAATGAAGAATATTGGACTGGGCAAGATAAAGAACTATGGATAAGGTTAAATAAAGATAATAAAAAATTTTATTATCTAAACAAATCATTGTTATTATACAGAATTAATCCTAATAGTGTTCGGAATAAAATACAGAATCAATATTATAATTTAGCTACACAATACATTAATAATAATAATAAATTAGGTGCTTTAAGGTATATTAAAAATTTGAAATTTAAAGAGAAGTTAATTATATTAATTAAATTAATTGTTCCGTTTAAATTAATATTTTATAAAGGGTTAGTACTTAGAAGATGTAATATAAGGATGAGGAAAAATGAATAG